CCATCTTGGACAGCCAGTATAACCCTGTGCTGGACCCGGAGGCGCTCAAGGTTGGGGAGAAGATCTTTGTGCCCGGCGGCAAACTGCCCATCCGCCAGGCGCGCAAAGGGATGACCAGGGCCTCCCTGCCGGCAGATGCCCCCGTCGGCACCGGTGCGCTCATCTGGCCGGTGCGTGGGACCATCACCCAGCGCTTCACCCGGGGACATCCCGCCCTGGACATCGCAACCCGTCGGGGTACTCCTGTCGTGGCGGCGGATACGGGCTATGTGGTGCGCGCCGGCTGGTCCGATGTGGGCTACGGGTTGATGGTGGTGATTGACCACAACAACGGCATGCAGACCTTGTATGCCCACCTCAATGAGATTTTCGTTGAGGCCGGCACCGCGGTCACCCAGGGACAGACCATCGGCACTGTGGGCGCCACCGGCCGAGCGACCGGCCCGCACCTGCATCTGGAAGTGATCGTGGACAACGTGCGGCGCAACCCTCTGGACTATCTGCCGTAGGGATGCGCCCATTCCCTTCAGAGATGGTAAAGGCCCGGGACCATTTCGGTTCCGGGCCTTTGCGTTCGCCTGGGTACCGCCGGCTTATGCGCCGGCGAGGAAATAGAGGGCCAGGGCATATATCTCGGTGTTGCGCACCAGCGAGTCCAGGCTGACCCGCTCGTCCACCTGATGCGCCAGCATCGGCTCTTCGGGCATCAGCGGGCCGAAGGCCACCATGCGCGGGAAGGCCTTGGCATAGGTGGTGCCGCCGATGTAGGCGCACGTCGCCGGCCGGCCGGTGAGCAGTTGATAGGCGCGCTTCAGGCCCACAACCAGGGCATCGTCCTCGTCCACAAAGAGGGGGTTCATGGAGGCGGGGTCAATTTCCACCTGCAGGCCGGCTTCCTCGCCGACGCGCCGGAGCTTTTCCGCAAGGGTAGCAACGGTGTGCGGGGGCGTCAGCCGGATGTTCAGCGTGATGCTGGCCTGCTGGGCGTTCCCCCGGGCCATGCCCAGGTTCACTGTGGTGGGGCCGAGTTTGTCGTGTTCGGCGGCGATGCCCAGGCCGGCGCCGTCCCATCCCACCCCGAGGTGCCGGGCGGCGAAGTGCACCAGCCGGCCGACCGCATTGTTGGCGACCTTACAGGCTGCCAGGAAATTGGCCAGGTCCTGCAGGGCATTATGCCCGTCCCAGGGCAGGGCGCCGTGCGCTTCCTGGCCGCGCGTGGCAACCACTACCTGCGCCTCCGCCGGCAGTTCCTCTGTTGGATACCGCTCCCGGAACAGTTCGGCGCGCATGACCTGGAGCTGGCTCTCCGGATGATGCTGGGCGAAACGCCGGGCGGAGCGCTGTAGGGAGACCAGCATCGGCTCGAGACGCCGCGCATCCAGGAAGAGCGCGGCCCAGGCGAACGCCGGCACGATGTTGGGAGCACTGCCGGCATGCCAGGCCGCGACATGCAGGCCGGGGCGGTGGGTCGGGTTGTGCGCGGCCGGCTCCTGCGCCCGGAAGGTGGCGTTCAGGATGCCCTTCTCGCCGCAGATGACGGGGAAATGGGCATCTGGGGTGAATCCCATGGTCGGCCGGCCCTCGCGCGCCTCGTAATGGCGGATGTCGCTCCAGTCGCCGCTC
The sequence above is drawn from the Anaerolineae bacterium genome and encodes:
- a CDS encoding Sapep family Mn(2+)-dependent dipeptidase, with the protein product MSSPHHDALPEDILPALRERAHAYRDALIAGLQRLIAIPSINPVGASSPGPEARAALHWMLEHAGTLGFRVQNLDNVVGFVECGPADAPEVVAVLAHLDVVPAGEGWTHPPFAGTIADGMIWGRGVEDDKGPAVSSLYALKALSDLGLPLRRRIRLILGTLEESGDWSDIRHYEAREGRPTMGFTPDAHFPVICGEKGILNATFRAQEPAAHNPTHRPGLHVAAWHAGSAPNIVPAFAWAALFLDARRLEPMLVSLQRSARRFAQHHPESQLQVMRAELFRERYPTEELPAEAQVVVATRGQEAHGALPWDGHNALQDLANFLAACKVANNAVGRLVHFAARHLGVGWDGAGLGIAAEHDKLGPTTVNLGMARGNAQQASITLNIRLTPPHTVATLAEKLRRVGEEAGLQVEIDPASMNPLFVDEDDALVVGLKRAYQLLTGRPATCAYIGGTTYAKAFPRMVAFGPLMPEEPMLAHQVDERVSLDSLVRNTEIYALALYFLAGA